The Polyangium mundeleinium genome contains the following window.
CCGAGGTGAACGACGTCTCGCGCCAGTACATCGCGGGCAGCACCACGGCGATCGTGCACCCCGCCGAGTTTTACGTGGCGATGCGGACGGGGAGCGACCTCTTCGTCGACGCGGGCAAGCCCGTGAACCCCGAGGTCTTCGCCGTGGATCCCAAGGGCGCGCGCGTCGCGGGCGTCCCGATCAAGATCGAGCTCGTGTCCCGCACGTGGAACGTCGCGCGGCAAGCGACCGCCGGCGGCCTCGCGCACACCGTGGCCGAGCCCGTCGATCGTGTCGTCGAGAGCTGCACCGTCACGACCACGGCCGGTGACAAGCCCGTCTCGTGCAAGCTCACGCCGGCCGCGTCCGGCTACCACATCCTCCACGCGACCGCGGTCGACACCCGGAAGAACCCCGTCGGCGCCGCGGAGCCGCTCTACGTCTTCGGCGGCGCGGGCGGCGGCGGCTTCGGCGACAGCGATCGGCTCGCCGTCGAGCTCGTGGCCGACAAGGAGAGCTACGAGATCGGCGACAAGGCGCGGTTCCTCGTGAAATCGCCGTTCGCCGCGGCCGAGGCGCTCGTGACCGTGGAGCGCGCGGGCATCCTCTCGCAGCGCCGCGTCAAACTCGCGGGCGCGATGCCGACGATCGAGATCCCGGTCACCGAGGATCTCCGCCCGAACGCGTTCGTCTCGGTCCTCCTCGTCCGGGGCCGCACCAAGCCCGTGCCGACGAACGCGAAGGACCCGGACGTCGGCGCCCCCGCGTTCCGCATGGGGTACGCGCCGCTGCTCGTGAACCCCGAGAAGCGCAGGCTCAAGATCGCGCTCACGCCGAACAAGGCGGAGGCGCGGCCCGGCGAGAACGTCGAGGTCGACGTCGTGGTGCGTGATCATGCGGGCAAACCTGCGCGCGCCGAGGTCACGTTCTACGCGGTCGACGAGGGCGTCCTCTCGCTCATCGGGTACAAGACGCCCGATCCGATCGGCGTCTTCGGCGCCCCGCGCCCGCTGCGCGTCACCTCCCTCGAAGTGCGCGCCGCGCTCGCCCGTGTCTTCCGGCCGTACGGCGATCTCGGCGCGGACAAGGGCCTCGACGGCGGCGACGGCGGCGGCGGCACCTCCGTGCGGCGCGACTTCCGCGCGAGCGCCACGTTCGTCCCCTCGATCATCACGGACGACGCCGGCCGCGCGAAGGTCCGCTTCCGCCTGCCGGACACGCTCACGACCTACCGCCTCATGGCCGTCACGGCGGCCGAGGACGATCGCTTCGGCTTCGCGGAGAACCGCGTCGTCGCGAGCCGCCCGCTCATGGCGCGCCCTGCATTGCCGCGCTTCTTGCGTGCCGGCGACGCCCTCGACGCGTCCGTCGTCGTGAGCTCGAAGGGCATCGGCAAGACCACGGCCACGGTCGAGATCAAGCTCGACGGGCTCACGCTCTCGGGCGTCGCGTTACGCACGGTCGATCTCGCGCCCGGCACGCCCGTCGAGGTCCGCTTCCCGGTCACGGCGCCGAAGGCCGGCAAGGCCAAGATCGGCTTCGTCGTACGCGCGACCGAGTCCGGCAAATCCCTGGAGGACGCCGTCGAGGTCGAGCGCGACGTCCGTGTGCCGCTCTCGCCCGAGGCCGTCGCGCTCTACGGCGACACGACCACAGAGAGCGCGGAGAAGCTCGGGGATCTCTCGGCGATGCGTGACGACACCGGCGGGCTCGAGGTCAGCATGGCCTCGACCGCGCTCGTGGGGCTCGGCGGCGGCGTCGAGCAGCTCATCGACTACCCGTACGGCTGCACCGAGCAGCTCGTGAGCAAGCTCGTGCCGATGCTCCCGCTCCGGGATCTCGCGGCCGACTTCAAGATCCCGCTGCCGAAGAACACGGACGCGATCATCGAGTCCACGGTCGCGGAGATCCTGAAGCACCAGCGCGGCGACGGCGGGTTCGGGATGTGGGCGGGCTCGGATCGCTCGAACCTCTGGACCACCACGTACGCGCTCTGGGGCCTCGGCGAGGCCAAGCGCCGCAACGTGAACATCCCCGCGACGGTGATCGAGTCGGCCGCGCGGCACGTCAGCGACGCGCTCGAGAGGCTCGACGACGAGTACGCCCGCGCCGCCGCGCCGTTCATCCTCGACGTCCTCGCCGTGAACGGCCAGCCCGACACCGGCCGCACGACGCGCCTCTTCGAGGAACGGAAGACCTTGCCGCTCTTCGCGCAGGCGTTCCTCGCGCACGCCATGGTCGTCAGCAAGCACGATCGCGCGAGCATCGACAAGCTCGCGAACGAGATCGAAGGCTCGCTCCGGCTCGACGGCAACGTCGCGCGCGCGGCGACGAACCTCGGCGATCGTTACGCCGTGCTCATGGACTCCGACACCCGCACGACGGCGCTCGTCCTCCGCGCCCTGCTCGCGGTGCGGCCGAACCACCCGATCGCGGCGAAGCTCGCCATGGGCCTGCTCGCGGATCGCAAGGGCGGCACCTGGCGCAACACGCAGGAGTCCGCCTGGTCGCTCGTCGCGCTCGACGCGTATCGCAAGGCGCAGGAGAAGGCGACGCCCGACTTCCTGGCGCACGTCTTCCTCGGGCAGGCCGAGATCGCGACACAGGCCTTCCGCGGCCGCGACGTGAACCAGGCGCGGCTCAGCGTGCCCGCCGAGCGCCTCACCTCGGCCGGCGGCAGCGTGCTCGCCTTCGACGTCGAGGGGACGGGCCGCCTCTTCTACGAGGCGCGCCTCCGCTACGCGCGCAAGGAGCTCCCGAAGACGCCGCTCGATCGGGGCTTCTTCGTGCAGAAGACGCTCCGCCCCGTGACACCGGCCGAGCTCGCCGGCCTCCTCGCCGCGCCGCCTGGCAAGAGCGTCAGCTCCTTCCCCGGCGGCGAGCTCGTCCTCGGCGAGATCGTCGTCGTCACGCCCTCGCCGCGGGACTACGTCGTCGTCGACGATCCGCTCCCGGCCGGCTTCGAGCCTGTCGACGCGCGCCTCGCCACGACGGCGAGCGGCCCGAGCCTCGACGCGGAGAATGACAATCCCGAGGACACGCTCGACGAGGAGGGCGGCTACGACGCCGTCGCCACGGGCCGCGCGTACCTCTCCAGCCGCTACCTGCGCGAGCTGCGCGACGACCGCGTCCTCTTCTTCATCGACCGCATGCCGGCGGGCATGTATCGCTATCGCTACCTCGCGCGCGCGACCTCGATCGGCACGTTCATCCTTCCGCCCGCGCGCGCCGAGGAGATGTACGTGCCCGAGGTGTTTGGAAGGACCGCCGCCGGCACGATCACGGTGACCGCCAGCAAGTGACCCGATCCCGCCTCGCTCGTGCGCTCGTCCGGTGGCTCGTGCCTCGCAGCCGCCGCTGCCGGATCGAGCTCGCGCTCGCGGTGATCGTCTCCCCGATCCTCTGCCTCGGCCTCGCCGCCGCGCTCACGCCGCTCCCGCCCGAGCTCGGCGCGGCCGATCTCACCACGGCCGACCCCTCCACGGTCTTCCTCGATCGCCACGGCACGGTCCTTTGCGAGGTCCGCGCCAAGGACGGCACACGCGCGCGCCCCGTGCGCCTCGCCGACATCGATCCGCGTGTCCCCCGCGCCGTGCTCGCGGCCGAGGACAAGCGGTTTTACCTCCACCCCGGCGTCGATCCGATCGCGATCACCCGCGCCGCGGGGCAGGCCCTCCTCGCGCGGGGCATCGTCTCCGGCGGCTCGACGCTCACGCAGCAGCTCGCGCGCACCCTCGTCCCGCGCCCGCGCTCTGTGGTCGGCAAGCTCCGCGAGATGGCGCTCGCGCTGCGGATCGAGGCCTCGCTGTCGAAGCCGCGGATCCTCGAAGAGTACCTGAACCGCGTCGCGTTTGGCCCCTCGCTCCGCGGCATCGAGGCCGCGAGCCGCTTCTACTTCGACAAATCCACCCGGGATCTCTCCCTCGCCGAGGCGGCCG
Protein-coding sequences here:
- a CDS encoding Ig-like domain-containing alpha-2-macroglobulin family protein; amino-acid sequence: MTARARFPGPRNAFLAVTAMALGMACMQGNRPPEVAPRGTLVPGAADGAGTVDTRGAFAVVFGTPRGDTIDPPEVSLVFNRPMRPLELAGDESASPASIQPAVPGRWQWVGTNALSFVPEKRLPRATAFVVTVPAGTKALDGSALEKPFELRFTTARPEITSIDPSEGWDSLRPDAKFTLRVNQPVDERELEKALKITAGERQDKWAFSVKRPDPQNDQLVEITPRAPLPLDSEVVLEVKGLAGKEGSLRSEKEQRFEYRTYGPLAVKELPCDHDTPHGKCAPDGGIGIYLTNPVTFADLKKAVRFEPKIDVTWPSWLDDEHMTAGVTVYGAFAPGKAVKVVVGKGLRDVYGQKLAADHRADVAFDDLWPKADIGLRGSVFEPAARREIPIDSINTNDLELVVAPLTPEEAIHLQDDPYGPGRTPSYDDILKLPGAKVSKLPSNAPLNKASRHVVKTEEALGGKDARGALALGIRYIGWPGSNHQRAVTNTAIAKVSDLAVSGKLSTRGSLLWISRLSSAEPVKGAEVTIETPGEAPIGPFRSDDNGFIKLPPEVWTRGGSGADRAVMIVKDGKDWTYKHLTDTLDTWRFDVQSDPGPDRPFGLVFTDRGIYRPGDTVHIKGIFRKEGNPGTVTPVGLPVEIKVEGPDGDEIVSRTETLSPFGTTAIDVVVPRAGRLGTYAVRATVQEGNPGWADVSGDFEVAEYRPAEFAVSVESDKPSYVRGDKGKWIARGDYLYGAPMAGAEARVTVTRGEAEFRPPNTDDFTVSEDTFHADFTDRTTREGEIQSSTTKLDAKGTASIEAALTLPGQRGPERVTTEAEVNDVSRQYIAGSTTAIVHPAEFYVAMRTGSDLFVDAGKPVNPEVFAVDPKGARVAGVPIKIELVSRTWNVARQATAGGLAHTVAEPVDRVVESCTVTTTAGDKPVSCKLTPAASGYHILHATAVDTRKNPVGAAEPLYVFGGAGGGGFGDSDRLAVELVADKESYEIGDKARFLVKSPFAAAEALVTVERAGILSQRRVKLAGAMPTIEIPVTEDLRPNAFVSVLLVRGRTKPVPTNAKDPDVGAPAFRMGYAPLLVNPEKRRLKIALTPNKAEARPGENVEVDVVVRDHAGKPARAEVTFYAVDEGVLSLIGYKTPDPIGVFGAPRPLRVTSLEVRAALARVFRPYGDLGADKGLDGGDGGGGTSVRRDFRASATFVPSIITDDAGRAKVRFRLPDTLTTYRLMAVTAAEDDRFGFAENRVVASRPLMARPALPRFLRAGDALDASVVVSSKGIGKTTATVEIKLDGLTLSGVALRTVDLAPGTPVEVRFPVTAPKAGKAKIGFVVRATESGKSLEDAVEVERDVRVPLSPEAVALYGDTTTESAEKLGDLSAMRDDTGGLEVSMASTALVGLGGGVEQLIDYPYGCTEQLVSKLVPMLPLRDLAADFKIPLPKNTDAIIESTVAEILKHQRGDGGFGMWAGSDRSNLWTTTYALWGLGEAKRRNVNIPATVIESAARHVSDALERLDDEYARAAAPFILDVLAVNGQPDTGRTTRLFEERKTLPLFAQAFLAHAMVVSKHDRASIDKLANEIEGSLRLDGNVARAATNLGDRYAVLMDSDTRTTALVLRALLAVRPNHPIAAKLAMGLLADRKGGTWRNTQESAWSLVALDAYRKAQEKATPDFLAHVFLGQAEIATQAFRGRDVNQARLSVPAERLTSAGGSVLAFDVEGTGRLFYEARLRYARKELPKTPLDRGFFVQKTLRPVTPAELAGLLAAPPGKSVSSFPGGELVLGEIVVVTPSPRDYVVVDDPLPAGFEPVDARLATTASGPSLDAENDNPEDTLDEEGGYDAVATGRAYLSSRYLRELRDDRVLFFIDRMPAGMYRYRYLARATSIGTFILPPARAEEMYVPEVFGRTAAGTITVTASK